A part of Candidatus Zymogenaceae bacterium genomic DNA contains:
- a CDS encoding DUF362 domain-containing protein encodes MTDTRVSVVRCDDYRPELVYQKVKEAVDLVGTMSAYVSPGERVLLKPNLLSPKAPETGALTHPAVLEAAVRLVKEAGGVPLVGDSPAYSAPLSCLKKGGMLPVLEKYDVKFLPFETSTEIRNPEGAFKVFEVATDILSVDKIINLPKMKTHGQMVMTLAVKNMFGTVVGGRKTQWHLRVGDKPRQFARMIVDLHYLVNPSLSIMDAVTAMEGNGPGSGDPVDLGLLIAGRDASAVDTVACRIVGLDPSLLFTLAEAKRAGMGITSLSDIQVLGERIEDVSVEGFRFPPTGPLTAGVPGFLTKVVRRILTPRPIIDHELCVMCGRCEEICAARAISREEAGYMPAVTRSGKKRPPGKMSMDYNRCIRCFCCQEICPEGAITIKTGWFPRT; translated from the coding sequence ATGACCGATACGCGGGTGTCCGTCGTCCGCTGTGACGATTACCGGCCCGAGCTGGTCTATCAGAAGGTGAAAGAGGCCGTGGACCTGGTGGGCACGATGAGCGCCTATGTCTCCCCGGGGGAGCGGGTGCTTCTAAAACCGAATCTCCTCTCCCCCAAGGCGCCGGAGACCGGCGCCCTCACCCACCCGGCCGTGTTGGAGGCGGCCGTCCGGCTGGTGAAGGAGGCCGGCGGCGTTCCCCTCGTGGGGGACAGCCCCGCCTATTCCGCACCCCTCTCGTGTCTCAAAAAGGGGGGGATGCTGCCGGTACTGGAAAAGTACGACGTTAAATTTCTGCCGTTCGAAACCTCCACGGAGATACGCAACCCGGAAGGCGCCTTCAAGGTCTTCGAGGTGGCGACCGACATTCTCTCCGTGGACAAGATTATAAATCTTCCCAAGATGAAGACACACGGCCAGATGGTGATGACCCTCGCCGTCAAGAACATGTTCGGCACCGTGGTGGGGGGGAGAAAAACCCAGTGGCACCTGCGGGTAGGCGACAAGCCGAGGCAGTTCGCCAGGATGATCGTGGACCTCCATTACCTGGTGAACCCTTCCCTCTCGATCATGGACGCCGTCACCGCCATGGAGGGCAACGGCCCCGGCAGCGGGGACCCGGTGGACCTGGGGCTTTTGATCGCGGGACGGGATGCGTCGGCGGTGGATACGGTGGCGTGTCGAATCGTGGGGCTTGACCCGTCGCTCCTCTTCACCCTGGCGGAGGCGAAGCGGGCGGGGATGGGGATTACGTCGCTCTCGGACATTCAGGTGCTGGGCGAGAGGATCGAGGACGTCTCGGTGGAGGGTTTCAGGTTTCCCCCCACCGGACCCCTGACGGCGGGAGTGCCCGGTTTTCTGACCAAGGTGGTCCGACGGATACTCACCCCCCGGCCGATTATCGATCACGAGCTGTGTGTCATGTGCGGCCGCTGCGAGGAGATCTGCGCCGCCCGGGCCATCTCCCGGGAGGAGGCGGGATATATGCCCGCCGTCACCCGGTCCGGTAAGAAACGGCCGCCGGGGAAGATGTCCATGGACTACAACAGGTGTATTCGCTGCTTCTGCTGCCAGGAGATCTGCCCCGAAGGAGCAATCACCATCAAAACCGGCTGGTTTCCCCGGACCTGA
- a CDS encoding EamA family transporter: MLWLPITLLSAVSFAAMDTVCKGISHRTGVMLLTGARIWGTLPFLVLLIPFVEIPSLSWEFVTIVAVLIPLDVFALVLYIWAIRSSPLSATLPFLALTPLFNILTGFILLGETVSLVGVLGIVLVTGGAYAINLHTIGKGLFEPIRSIGRERGSVIMIFLAALFSVTSVLAKKGILLSSPLFFTVTYFMILSLALIPVVLVMGPGARETGRRIINDWKWLSLIGLFALISYIAHFIAVIQVEVAYMIAVKRTMPLFGIVFGKIFFDEPYFRQRMAAGALMVAGVLVIAFA, translated from the coding sequence ATGCTCTGGCTCCCGATTACGCTGTTAAGCGCCGTCTCGTTTGCGGCCATGGATACCGTGTGCAAGGGCATATCCCACCGAACGGGGGTGATGCTCCTGACGGGGGCGCGGATATGGGGGACGCTCCCCTTCCTGGTGCTTCTCATCCCGTTCGTCGAGATTCCGTCCCTGTCCTGGGAGTTCGTCACGATCGTCGCCGTGCTCATTCCCCTGGATGTCTTCGCCCTGGTGCTGTATATCTGGGCCATCCGGAGCTCGCCCCTGTCGGCGACGCTGCCGTTTCTGGCCCTGACCCCACTCTTCAACATCCTTACCGGATTCATTCTTCTGGGTGAGACGGTCTCGCTCGTGGGGGTTTTGGGAATCGTTCTCGTCACCGGTGGGGCGTATGCCATCAACCTCCATACCATCGGAAAGGGCCTTTTCGAGCCGATCCGCTCCATCGGCAGGGAGCGGGGATCGGTCATCATGATCTTTCTTGCGGCGTTGTTTTCCGTAACCTCCGTGTTGGCGAAAAAGGGGATCCTGCTGTCGTCCCCCCTCTTCTTCACCGTCACGTACTTCATGATACTCTCCCTGGCGCTGATACCGGTGGTGCTCGTCATGGGGCCCGGCGCCCGGGAGACGGGACGGCGTATCATCAATGACTGGAAGTGGCTTTCCCTCATCGGGCTGTTCGCCCTGATCAGTTACATCGCCCACTTCATCGCCGTCATACAGGTGGAGGTGGCCTACATGATAGCCGTCAAGCGGACGATGCCGCTGTTCGGCATCGTCTTCGGCAAGATATTCTTCGACGAGCCGTATTTCCGCCAGCGTATGGCGGCGGGAGCGCTGATGGTGGCGGGAGTGCTCGTCATAGCGTTCGCCTGA
- a CDS encoding TetR/AcrR family transcriptional regulator — protein MKRTARKNEILDTAITLFGKFGYKKTSLSDIADAAGVTPAALYRYADGKEDLYRAAAGRGLLRWQGAAFGAVETLTDPIERFTALALASFRYLARDDDFSAMLKSDPTIFPLFSGDRFETVNDASKEMIKSILADGVSQGLFRPLDLERITHLFFSIYKMFIVGSYIETDRFSDDELFSESLDVLVRGLLTETGRRRYETKSDSILYEEKEE, from the coding sequence ATGAAACGTACCGCCCGGAAAAACGAGATTCTCGACACCGCCATTACCCTCTTCGGGAAATTCGGCTACAAAAAAACGAGCCTTTCCGACATCGCCGACGCAGCCGGCGTCACCCCCGCCGCCCTCTATCGCTACGCCGACGGCAAGGAGGATCTCTATCGCGCCGCCGCGGGGCGGGGATTGCTCCGCTGGCAGGGTGCGGCCTTTGGTGCGGTGGAAACCCTCACGGATCCCATCGAGCGATTCACGGCCCTTGCCCTGGCGAGCTTTCGATATCTCGCCCGGGACGATGATTTTTCCGCCATGCTCAAGAGCGACCCGACCATCTTTCCCCTCTTTTCCGGGGATCGTTTCGAAACCGTAAACGACGCCAGCAAGGAGATGATCAAATCCATCCTGGCAGATGGCGTGTCCCAGGGCCTGTTTCGTCCTCTGGATCTGGAGCGGATCACACACCTGTTCTTTTCCATTTACAAGATGTTCATCGTCGGCAGCTATATAGAGACAGATCGATTTTCCGATGATGAATTGTTTTCCGAATCGTTGGATGTTCTGGTTCGGGGGCTTTTGACCGAAACAGGCAGACGGAGATACGAAACAAAATCGGACAGTATCCTGTATGAAGAAAAGGAGGAATGA
- a CDS encoding aminopeptidase P family protein has translation MMVHINFPKRIEQIQKELREKKIDVLVGTRLKTITHWSGGFVPWRSALIIPAEGQLTLITPLLDSGRLADESWLDSVVGYGALPGIDFFDMIKAFIDPIAKDGGTVGIEDGTTNYLPEGYITHHEYETLKGMYPNAEFVNAAEITDRLCLVKEPQEIKLMRQATAIVDLAHEEVRKSLRVGMSEKQIAGIAEKVMRDAGSEFAWTFTGGQEIAAGERTWWPLGGCTPATDRLIQLGEPLMVDLHGMYGLFLGDVAHNYIMGKPTKEQQETITAFTETAYKAFDEMQPGKSLKQVTLNVQEFVNKNGWAEWVLPGFGHGIGHLGNEWYPCVAENPSPGNNDPDYILEPGYMQMMAIVCNRPGAAGFRLERPLLITETGNEVLSKLPVQPGIIPCDEAHTFRDR, from the coding sequence ATGATGGTGCATATCAACTTTCCGAAACGTATCGAACAGATACAAAAGGAGCTCAGAGAGAAGAAGATCGATGTGCTGGTGGGGACGCGGCTCAAGACCATTACCCACTGGTCGGGGGGATTCGTTCCGTGGAGGAGCGCCCTGATCATCCCCGCCGAGGGTCAGCTGACCCTGATCACCCCGCTTCTGGATTCCGGGCGATTGGCCGATGAAAGCTGGCTGGATAGTGTTGTCGGGTACGGGGCTCTACCCGGAATAGACTTTTTCGATATGATCAAGGCGTTCATCGATCCTATCGCGAAGGACGGGGGGACCGTGGGTATTGAGGACGGGACCACCAATTATCTCCCCGAGGGGTACATCACCCATCACGAATACGAGACCCTCAAGGGGATGTATCCGAACGCCGAGTTCGTCAACGCGGCGGAGATCACCGATCGGCTCTGTCTGGTCAAGGAGCCCCAGGAGATCAAGCTCATGCGCCAGGCTACGGCCATCGTCGACCTGGCCCACGAAGAGGTCAGAAAGTCACTCCGGGTCGGCATGAGCGAGAAGCAGATCGCGGGCATCGCCGAGAAGGTTATGCGGGACGCCGGTAGTGAATTCGCCTGGACCTTCACCGGCGGACAGGAAATCGCCGCAGGAGAGCGTACCTGGTGGCCCCTGGGAGGATGCACCCCCGCCACCGACCGCCTGATACAGCTGGGCGAGCCGCTGATGGTGGACCTGCACGGCATGTACGGGCTGTTTTTGGGGGACGTCGCCCATAACTACATCATGGGAAAGCCCACCAAGGAGCAGCAGGAGACCATCACCGCCTTTACCGAGACCGCCTATAAGGCCTTCGATGAAATGCAGCCCGGAAAGAGCCTCAAGCAGGTGACGCTGAACGTCCAGGAATTCGTGAACAAGAACGGATGGGCTGAATGGGTCCTTCCCGGCTTCGGTCACGGAATCGGACATTTGGGCAACGAATGGTATCCCTGCGTTGCGGAGAACCCCTCTCCGGGCAACAACGACCCCGACTACATCCTGGAGCCCGGATATATGCAGATGATGGCGATCGTCTGCAATCGACCGGGGGCGGCCGGTTTTCGCCTGGAGCGGCCCCTGCTCATCACCGAGACCGGCAACGAGGTGCTCTCCAAGCTGCCCGTCCAGCCGGGCATTATCCCCTGTGACGAGGCCCATACCTTTCGGGATCGATAA
- the tatA gene encoding twin-arginine translocase TatA/TatE family subunit — protein sequence MFGLGIWELLIVLIIILVIFGAGKLPEIGSGLGRGIKNLKTSLKGEDEIDVTPKKEKKTEKVEEEKKETT from the coding sequence ATGTTCGGACTGGGCATTTGGGAACTGCTGATCGTCCTGATTATCATCCTGGTCATCTTCGGGGCGGGAAAACTGCCTGAAATCGGCAGCGGACTGGGCAGGGGGATCAAGAACCTGAAAACGTCGCTCAAGGGTGAGGACGAAATCGACGTCACTCCGAAAAAAGAGAAAAAAACCGAAAAGGTCGAGGAAGAAAAAAAGGAGACTACATAA
- a CDS encoding MMPL family transporter, whose translation MKRFAEIIISFRWLILACLGCAALLTVPKIGELKVNNSIRIWFVEDDPNLVAFDQFQETFGGEEFIVLGLAADDTVFTPEHLSIIKDIGDDLNNIDGVRRVVSITHSVDVWGAPGEILISPLMETVPRTAEEIEALRSRIYSNPLYAGTIISEDGTTALIIAHLADMAAVDTKRDVIVARSREIARRYESAWNDTIHVAGIPVLQMDLNELTFNDLKTFIPITSFLTIFTIFLTMRRWSAAVLSLLSVGLSVGIVMGTYSLLGVEINMVTTMVPTLVMVIGVADSIHIINHYFERCETNGEPKKSKRSILTETITHIGVPCLMTTVTTAVGFSALATSQMVPVRETGLFTALGIFIAFLITITVIPIGYSLLPMPRSKGSTGRNVAITRLLDLSWRAASSRPRTVIALGMGFFCVSVFFITKITVETQNIEFIRERHPLRQAYDFIEERVGYISPLEVVIEGPPGTAHDPETMKAVEDFQRFLESRPSLSASLAAPDLLKRLSMAYFENDPAHYTLPESREAVAQLLLLYESSPDGELDYFINFDGSMLRVSGRAGMLTSKECRVLMDAVGDYLAEELPPHLSGRMTGVVPLFVDMVDYLIRSQIFSFSLAFVLIFTLLTLQLRSIKLGLISIIPNSIPIAITMGAMGLFHIKLDTATVMISTVAIGIAVDDTIHLLNRYKREYHISNDHTDAVKTALFTSGRAIVSTSFILFLGFWTLLFGSFRPTSYFGFLSGLTMITALLGDLLVLPALLLLIRPRIE comes from the coding sequence ATGAAGCGATTCGCAGAGATCATCATCTCGTTTCGGTGGCTCATCCTCGCATGTCTGGGGTGTGCCGCACTCCTGACCGTTCCGAAAATCGGCGAGCTCAAGGTCAACAACTCGATCAGGATATGGTTCGTGGAGGACGACCCGAACCTGGTCGCCTTCGATCAATTTCAGGAGACCTTCGGCGGCGAGGAATTCATCGTTCTGGGGCTGGCCGCGGATGACACGGTATTCACACCGGAACACCTTTCGATCATCAAAGACATCGGCGATGATCTCAACAATATCGACGGTGTCCGCCGGGTGGTCAGCATCACCCATTCGGTGGATGTATGGGGCGCTCCGGGGGAAATCCTCATCTCCCCCCTGATGGAGACCGTCCCCCGGACCGCCGAAGAGATAGAGGCGCTCAGATCGAGAATCTATTCAAACCCGCTGTATGCCGGCACCATCATCTCCGAAGACGGAACCACCGCCCTCATCATCGCGCACCTTGCGGATATGGCCGCCGTCGACACCAAACGGGACGTGATCGTGGCCCGGTCCAGGGAAATCGCCCGAAGGTATGAATCCGCATGGAACGATACCATCCATGTGGCCGGCATCCCGGTCCTCCAGATGGACCTGAACGAGCTCACCTTCAACGACCTGAAAACCTTCATACCGATAACGTCGTTTCTGACGATCTTCACCATATTCCTGACCATGCGCCGTTGGTCGGCGGCGGTTCTCTCGCTTTTGTCGGTGGGGCTGAGCGTCGGCATCGTGATGGGGACCTACAGCCTATTGGGCGTGGAGATAAACATGGTCACCACGATGGTCCCCACACTGGTGATGGTCATCGGGGTGGCCGATTCAATCCACATCATCAACCACTACTTCGAGCGGTGTGAGACAAACGGTGAGCCGAAAAAGTCGAAACGGTCGATACTGACGGAAACCATCACCCACATCGGCGTCCCCTGTCTGATGACCACCGTCACCACCGCCGTGGGGTTTTCCGCCCTGGCCACAAGCCAGATGGTCCCGGTGCGGGAGACGGGGCTCTTCACCGCCCTGGGGATTTTCATCGCCTTTTTGATCACCATTACCGTCATCCCCATCGGGTACAGCCTCCTCCCGATGCCTCGAAGTAAAGGCTCCACCGGGCGGAACGTCGCCATTACCCGACTGCTCGATCTCTCCTGGCGGGCGGCGTCCTCTCGGCCCCGAACGGTCATCGCCCTGGGTATGGGCTTCTTCTGTGTGTCCGTCTTTTTCATCACGAAGATAACGGTGGAAACCCAGAATATCGAATTCATCCGGGAGCGTCACCCCCTCAGACAGGCCTATGACTTCATCGAAGAGCGGGTCGGATATATTTCTCCCTTAGAGGTGGTCATCGAAGGACCTCCCGGGACGGCCCACGACCCGGAAACGATGAAGGCGGTCGAGGATTTCCAGCGATTTCTGGAGAGCCGCCCGAGTCTATCGGCAAGCCTCGCCGCGCCGGATTTGCTCAAGAGGCTCAGCATGGCCTACTTCGAAAACGACCCGGCACACTACACACTCCCGGAGAGCCGGGAAGCCGTCGCTCAGCTTTTGCTCCTCTATGAATCTTCACCGGACGGGGAGCTTGACTATTTCATCAATTTCGACGGCTCGATGCTCAGGGTCAGCGGGAGAGCGGGAATGCTGACATCGAAGGAGTGTCGTGTCCTGATGGACGCCGTCGGCGATTACCTGGCAGAAGAGCTCCCCCCCCATCTCTCCGGCCGGATGACGGGGGTGGTGCCGCTCTTTGTGGACATGGTGGACTACCTGATCAGAAGCCAGATATTTTCCTTTTCCCTGGCGTTCGTGCTGATATTCACTCTGCTGACGCTGCAGCTTCGATCGATCAAGCTGGGGCTCATCTCCATCATCCCCAACTCCATCCCCATCGCAATAACGATGGGGGCCATGGGGCTCTTCCACATCAAGCTGGACACCGCGACGGTCATGATCTCCACCGTCGCCATCGGCATTGCAGTGGACGATACCATCCACTTGCTCAACCGCTACAAGCGGGAATACCACATATCAAACGATCACACCGATGCCGTGAAAACCGCCCTCTTCACCTCCGGGCGGGCCATCGTCTCCACGTCGTTCATTCTTTTTCTGGGATTCTGGACGCTGCTGTTCGGCAGCTTCAGACCGACCAGCTACTTCGGATTTCTCTCGGGGCTGACCATGATCACAGCCCTTCTGGGAGACCTCCTGGTGCTGCCGGCGCTTTTGCTTTTAATCAGGCCGAGGATAGAGTAA